The Carnobacterium sp. 17-4 genome has a window encoding:
- a CDS encoding ABC transporter ATP-binding protein — MTAILELRGIHKSFEVGTVNENHVLKGIDLTIKKEEFITIIGGNGAGKSTLLNSVAGTYVVDEGSVLLDGKDATNKRTNERAKDIGRVFQDTKMGTATRLTIEENLAVAFKRGKKRGLTLGVKDKQREIFKEQLKLLELGLEDRLKMEVGLLSGGQRQALTLLMATIVPPKLLLLDEHTAALDPKTSKMVLKLTDKIVHEKKLTAMMITHNMEDAIAHGTRLIMLHNGKIVVDVSGEEKNRLTVPDLLALFQKNSGDTVTEDALILG; from the coding sequence ATGACTGCAATTTTGGAATTAAGAGGTATTCATAAAAGTTTTGAAGTGGGTACTGTTAATGAGAACCACGTATTAAAAGGAATAGATTTGACAATCAAGAAGGAAGAATTTATTACGATTATCGGAGGAAATGGTGCTGGAAAGTCAACATTATTAAATAGTGTGGCTGGAACCTATGTAGTAGATGAAGGTTCTGTCTTATTGGACGGAAAAGATGCTACTAATAAAAGAACAAACGAAAGAGCAAAAGATATTGGGCGAGTTTTCCAAGACACAAAGATGGGAACGGCAACACGACTGACGATTGAAGAAAATTTAGCGGTAGCTTTTAAAAGAGGAAAAAAAAGAGGGTTAACACTTGGTGTGAAAGATAAGCAACGTGAAATTTTCAAAGAGCAACTAAAATTACTGGAACTAGGATTAGAAGACAGATTGAAAATGGAAGTCGGATTATTATCTGGTGGACAAAGACAAGCTTTGACATTACTGATGGCGACGATTGTTCCTCCTAAATTGCTTTTATTGGATGAACATACAGCGGCACTTGACCCTAAGACTAGTAAAATGGTGTTGAAGTTGACGGATAAAATTGTCCACGAAAAAAAATTGACTGCGATGATGATTACTCATAATATGGAAGATGCGATTGCTCATGGAACAAGATTGATCATGCTTCATAATGGGAAGATAGTAGTAGATGTTTCTGGGGAAGAAAAGAATCGTTTAACTGTACCAGATTTATTAGCTCTGTTTCAAAAGAATAGTGGTGACACAGTTACAGAAGATGCATTGATATTAGGGTAA
- a CDS encoding ABC transporter substrate-binding protein encodes MRTIGMKKKVILGLATVTAGLVLGACGNTSESADSEMINVGILQYMEHDSLTQARKGFVSELEEAGYVEGENLTLNYQNAQGDQANLQSMSESLIGDNEVILSIATPAAQSLATSTQEEPILFTAVTDPVDAGLVADNEAPGGNVTGTSDMVPIEEQISLLLSLAQDAETIGIIYNSSEANSKIQADLAQEAIEAEGVEVKVLTVTTTNDVQQVMTTLAKEVDAVYIPTDNTLASTMPTVGEIAAEYKLPVVPGSAEMVEAGGLATYGINYEELGRQTAKMALEIIEDDADPAEMAVETSTNLELVINEEVAKSLGIDPESIVLPD; translated from the coding sequence ATGAGAACAATTGGAATGAAGAAAAAAGTTATTTTAGGTTTAGCAACAGTTACTGCAGGTTTAGTATTAGGAGCATGTGGAAACACAAGTGAAAGTGCAGATTCAGAAATGATAAATGTTGGGATTTTGCAGTATATGGAACATGATTCTTTAACGCAAGCAAGAAAAGGATTTGTTAGTGAGTTAGAAGAAGCAGGCTATGTCGAGGGAGAAAATTTGACGTTAAATTATCAAAATGCTCAAGGAGACCAAGCGAATTTACAAAGTATGAGTGAAAGCTTAATTGGAGACAATGAAGTTATCTTATCTATCGCAACACCAGCTGCTCAGTCGCTTGCAACGAGTACCCAAGAAGAGCCCATTTTATTCACTGCAGTTACAGATCCGGTAGATGCTGGATTAGTTGCTGATAATGAAGCACCAGGTGGGAATGTAACTGGAACAAGCGATATGGTTCCAATTGAAGAACAAATTTCGTTGCTATTGTCTTTAGCACAAGATGCTGAAACTATCGGAATCATCTACAATTCCAGCGAGGCAAATTCAAAAATCCAGGCTGATTTAGCACAAGAGGCGATTGAGGCAGAAGGAGTAGAAGTGAAAGTATTGACAGTCACAACTACAAATGATGTACAACAAGTCATGACAACGTTGGCAAAAGAAGTTGATGCTGTATATATTCCAACGGATAATACACTGGCCAGCACAATGCCAACAGTTGGCGAAATTGCTGCAGAGTACAAATTGCCTGTTGTTCCAGGTTCTGCGGAAATGGTAGAAGCTGGAGGATTAGCAACTTATGGAATCAATTATGAAGAACTTGGACGTCAAACAGCAAAAATGGCTCTTGAAATTATTGAAGATGATGCAGATCCAGCAGAGATGGCAGTAGAAACGTCTACTAATTTAGAATTGGTTATTAACGAAGAAGTTGCAAAATCTTTAGGTATTGACCCTGAAAGTATCGTACTACCCGACTAA
- a CDS encoding ABC transporter permease: MDIILSSISQGLLWSIMAIGVYLTFRILDIADLTAEGSFPLGAAICSVSIVSGISPLLASFLALVGGMLAGIVSGLLHTKLKIPALLTGILTMTALYSINLRILGKANVTLLGQDTLMRTLQSFGLENRMAVLVVGGVAVVLVILVLYLFFSTEIGLALRSTGDNEAMSEANGIHTDTMKIVGYMLCNGLIALSGALIAQNNGYADISMGIGTIVIGLASIIIGEVIFHQLSFAKRLITIVIGAVVYRLIIDFVLQLGVEPQDIKLFSAIVLTIALSTPLLKKKPKRTKRVGKKGAELV; encoded by the coding sequence ATGGATATTATATTATCAAGTATTTCGCAAGGACTTTTATGGTCGATTATGGCGATTGGGGTTTATCTTACATTTAGAATTTTAGATATTGCAGATTTAACTGCTGAGGGAAGTTTTCCATTAGGTGCTGCCATTTGTTCGGTATCCATTGTTTCAGGAATCTCACCATTGTTAGCTAGTTTTCTGGCTTTGGTTGGGGGAATGCTTGCAGGAATCGTATCCGGTTTATTGCATACGAAACTTAAAATCCCGGCACTACTAACCGGGATTTTAACGATGACTGCTTTGTATTCTATTAATTTAAGGATATTAGGAAAAGCAAATGTCACTTTGTTGGGTCAAGATACATTGATGCGTACGTTACAATCGTTTGGATTAGAAAATCGTATGGCAGTTTTAGTCGTTGGGGGAGTAGCAGTTGTTTTAGTTATTTTAGTCCTATATTTATTTTTCAGTACTGAAATAGGGCTAGCGCTACGTTCTACTGGAGATAACGAAGCTATGAGTGAAGCAAATGGAATTCATACAGATACGATGAAAATCGTAGGGTACATGTTGTGTAATGGATTGATTGCTTTATCTGGTGCATTGATTGCCCAAAACAACGGCTATGCAGACATCAGTATGGGAATTGGAACGATCGTCATTGGATTAGCTTCAATCATTATTGGTGAAGTCATATTCCATCAGTTGTCTTTTGCCAAACGATTGATCACCATTGTGATTGGAGCAGTTGTTTATCGCCTAATTATTGACTTCGTATTGCAATTAGGAGTAGAACCACAAGATATCAAGTTATTCTCAGCCATTGTCCTAACAATTGCCCTTTCAACTCCTTTATTGAAAAAGAAACCAAAAAGGACTAAAAGAGTTGGTAAGAAAGGAGCAGAATTAGTATGA